A window of Puntigrus tetrazona isolate hp1 unplaced genomic scaffold, ASM1883169v1 S000000223, whole genome shotgun sequence contains these coding sequences:
- the rpap3 gene encoding RNA polymerase II-associated protein 3 isoform X2, translating into MSGNKAVELQIQMRQNADDLQNFMRELNNWEEEIKKKDQQLLTGHHSEPPKTLPPVRNKDYKKTKKAAKRQTNGGGLKRIRSYDYQAWDKFDERTLEAMDAEESPVHSNESDSEGLQVDRGLALTEKEKGNEYFRDGRYDAAIECYTRGMDADPYSPVLPTNRAACFFRLKKFAVAESDCDLAIALDGKYVKAYVRRAAARAALGRHREALEDYEVVLKLDPENAEAQNELQKLQQVCRRSASADPSQQQRKQEAVVEKDRGNAYFKEGKYEAAVECYSRGMEADETNALLPANRAMAYLKLHRFSEAEQDCSSALALDSTYTKAFARRATARAALGRSREAREDFQQVLKLEPGNRQALSEIEKLSAEMRSSGLLAPEENDQKRSVQPVHKPEHLRSSKPLRRIDIQEVGGEISSSSSALTSSPHHKIQKMEEIVSDAPLSRAPEDSSPETESIPPPPGSGFQLEADLRKISRRPQSTYRYLKQISPDAYLKIFQNSLEPDVLNHILKTFHSCFQPEDASLLLAVLRSLASVRRFDMAVMFMSSAEKKILQELFDRIGSAGLGDASLQDLQKTYGL; encoded by the exons ATGTCGGGAAATAAAGCGGTGGAGCTGCAGATACAGATGCGACAGAACGCAGACGACCTGCAGAACTTCATGAGGGAGCTGAACAACTGGGAGGAAGAAATCAAGAAGAAAGACCAGCAGCTTCTCACCGGACACCACAGTGAACCGCCG AAAACCCTCCCGCCGGTGAGGAACAAAGATTATAAGAAGACCAAGAAGGCGGCGAAGCGTCAGACGAACGGCGGAGGTCTGAAACGCATCCGATCCTACGACTATCAGGCCTGGGACAAATTTGAC GAGAGGACTCTGGAGGCCATGGACGCAGAGGAGAGCCCGGTCCACTCCAACGAATCAGACTCTGAAGGGCTTCAGGTGGACAGAGGTCTGGCGCTGACCGAGAAAGAGAAG GGGAACGAGTATTTCCGGGACGGCCGGTACGACGCCGCCATCGAGTGCTACACCAGAGGAATGGACGCCGATCCGTACAGCCCCGTGCTGCCCACCAACAGAGCGGCCTGCTTCTTCAGACTGAAAAA GTTCGCCGTGGCAGAGTCCGACTGCGACCTGGCCATCGCTCTGGATGGGAAATACGTCAAAGCCTACGTCAGGAGAGCGGCGGCCCGCGCGGCCCTCGGCAGACACCGGGAGGCTCTCGAAG ATTATGAAGTGGTTCTCAAACTGGATCCAGAAAACGCGGAGGCCCAGAACGAGCTCCAGAAGCTGCAGCAGGTCTGTAGGAGATCCGCTTCGGCCGATCCCTCACAGCAGCAGAGGAAACAGGAAGCGGTCGTGGAGAAGGACAGA GGAAATGCTTACTTTAAAGAAGGGAAGTACGAGGCAGCGGTGGAGTGTTACTCCAGAGGAATGGAGGCGGACGAGACCAACGCTCTGCTGCCCGCCAACCGAGCCATGGCCTACCTCAAACTACACCG gttcAGCGAGGCGGAGCAGGACTGTAGCTCGGCTCTGGCTCTGGACAGCACTTACACCAAAGCCTTCGCCCGACGAGCCACGGCCAGAGCTGCTCTTGGCAGGAGCAGAGAGGCCAGAGAAG ATTTTCAGCAGGTTCTGAAGCTGGAGCCGGGAAACAGACAGGCCCTGAGCGAGATCGAGAAGCTCTCAGCG GAGATGAGGAGCAGCGGTCTTCTGGCTCCAGAGGAGAACGACCAGAAGAGAAGCGTCCAGCCCGTCCACAAACCTGAGCATCTCAGATCCAGC AAACCCTTGAGGAGGATTGACATACAGGAGGTGGGTGGAGAGATCTCGTCGTCCTCGTCTGCCCTCACGTCTTCACCGCATCACAAGATCCAGAAGATGGAGGAGATCGTCTCAGACGCTCCTCTGTCCAG GGCTCCTGAAGATTCGTCTCCAGAAACCGAATCGATTCCTCCTCCACCCGGCAGCGGTTTCCAGCTGGAGGCCGACCTCAGGAAGATCAGCCGTCGGCCGCAATCCACTTACAGATATCTGAAG CAAATCAGTCCAGATGCTTACCTGAAGATCTTCCAGAACTCTCTGGAGCCCGACGTTCTCAACCACATCCTGAAGACCTTCCACAGCTGCTTTCA ACCTGAAGATGCGTCTCTTCTGCTGGCCGTCCTGAGGAGCCTGGCAAGCGTGAGGAGGTTTGACATGGCCGTCATGTTCATGTCGTCCGCCGAGAAGAaaa TCTTACAGGAGCTGTTTGACCGGATCGGCAGCGCCGGTCTGGGAGACGCTTCTCTTCAAGACTTACAGAAGACATACGGCCTTTGA
- the atp23 gene encoding mitochondrial inner membrane protease ATP23 homolog yields MAQNRAKGDEFINKEPEEQKAAAESMQKEEDFGYSLYPERGGSSKFKSGSIGESLFTFKHKCQIMLQFAMDTSPYAKLLLGAMKSSGCAVYKDRHFSCEDCDGTVSGGFDAATSQIVLCQNNIHQQAHMNRVVTHELIHAFDHCRARVDWFNNFRHLACSEIRAANLSGDCSFANEVSRFNFGLKEHHQACVRGRALRSILAVRKVSREEAEQVVDEVFDSCFHDHAPFGRIPHSKKDAKYAYRDYENRERYHTNL; encoded by the exons ATGGCTCAAAACAGGGCAAAAGGAgatgaatttattaataaagagcCCGAAGAGCAGAAAGCGGCCGCGGAGAGTATGCAGAAGGAGGAGGACTTCGGCTACAGCTTATACCCCGAGCGCGGCGGCAGCAGCAAGTTCAAGTCGGGCTCTATCGGAGAGAGTCTCTTCACCTTTAAACACAAGTGTCAGATCATGCTGCAGTTCGCCATGGACACTA GTCCTTACGCTAAACTCCTGCTGGGCGCCATGAAGAGCTCGGGCTG TGCAGTTTATAAAGACAGACACTTCTCGTGCGAGGACTGTGACGGGACGGTCAGCGGCGGCTTCGATGCTGCCACCTCTCAG ATCGTCTTATGCCAGAACAACATCCATCAGCAGGCTCACATGAACCGTGTGGTGACCCACGAGCTCATCCACGCCTTCGATCACTGCAGGGCCAGAGTCGACTGGTTTAACAACTTCAGACACCTGGCCTGTTCAGAG ATCCGAGCCGCCAATCTGAGCGGAGACTGTTCATTCGCTAATGAGGTTTCCAGATTTAACTTCGGCCTGAAAGAGCACCACCAG gcGTGTGTCCGCGGTCGAGCGCTGCGCTCCATCCTCGCCGTTCGCAAGGTGAGCCGCGAGGAGGCGGAGCAAGTGGTTGACGAGGTGTTTGACAGCTGTTTCCATGACCACGCCCCCTTCGGCCGCATCCCCCACAGCAAGAAGGACGCTAAATACGCCTACAGGGATTACGAGAACCGAGAACGATACCACACCAACCTCTGA
- the rpap3 gene encoding RNA polymerase II-associated protein 3 isoform X1 codes for MSGNKAVELQIQMRQNADDLQNFMRELNNWEEEIKKKDQQLLTGHHSEPPKTLPPVRNKDYKKTKKAAKRQTNGGGLKRIRSYDYQAWDKFDVERTLEAMDAEESPVHSNESDSEGLQVDRGLALTEKEKGNEYFRDGRYDAAIECYTRGMDADPYSPVLPTNRAACFFRLKKFAVAESDCDLAIALDGKYVKAYVRRAAARAALGRHREALEDYEVVLKLDPENAEAQNELQKLQQVCRRSASADPSQQQRKQEAVVEKDRGNAYFKEGKYEAAVECYSRGMEADETNALLPANRAMAYLKLHRFSEAEQDCSSALALDSTYTKAFARRATARAALGRSREAREDFQQVLKLEPGNRQALSEIEKLSAEMRSSGLLAPEENDQKRSVQPVHKPEHLRSSKPLRRIDIQEVGGEISSSSSALTSSPHHKIQKMEEIVSDAPLSRAPEDSSPETESIPPPPGSGFQLEADLRKISRRPQSTYRYLKQISPDAYLKIFQNSLEPDVLNHILKTFHSCFQPEDASLLLAVLRSLASVRRFDMAVMFMSSAEKKILQELFDRIGSAGLGDASLQDLQKTYGL; via the exons ATGTCGGGAAATAAAGCGGTGGAGCTGCAGATACAGATGCGACAGAACGCAGACGACCTGCAGAACTTCATGAGGGAGCTGAACAACTGGGAGGAAGAAATCAAGAAGAAAGACCAGCAGCTTCTCACCGGACACCACAGTGAACCGCCG AAAACCCTCCCGCCGGTGAGGAACAAAGATTATAAGAAGACCAAGAAGGCGGCGAAGCGTCAGACGAACGGCGGAGGTCTGAAACGCATCCGATCCTACGACTATCAGGCCTGGGACAAATTTGACGTG GAGAGGACTCTGGAGGCCATGGACGCAGAGGAGAGCCCGGTCCACTCCAACGAATCAGACTCTGAAGGGCTTCAGGTGGACAGAGGTCTGGCGCTGACCGAGAAAGAGAAG GGGAACGAGTATTTCCGGGACGGCCGGTACGACGCCGCCATCGAGTGCTACACCAGAGGAATGGACGCCGATCCGTACAGCCCCGTGCTGCCCACCAACAGAGCGGCCTGCTTCTTCAGACTGAAAAA GTTCGCCGTGGCAGAGTCCGACTGCGACCTGGCCATCGCTCTGGATGGGAAATACGTCAAAGCCTACGTCAGGAGAGCGGCGGCCCGCGCGGCCCTCGGCAGACACCGGGAGGCTCTCGAAG ATTATGAAGTGGTTCTCAAACTGGATCCAGAAAACGCGGAGGCCCAGAACGAGCTCCAGAAGCTGCAGCAGGTCTGTAGGAGATCCGCTTCGGCCGATCCCTCACAGCAGCAGAGGAAACAGGAAGCGGTCGTGGAGAAGGACAGA GGAAATGCTTACTTTAAAGAAGGGAAGTACGAGGCAGCGGTGGAGTGTTACTCCAGAGGAATGGAGGCGGACGAGACCAACGCTCTGCTGCCCGCCAACCGAGCCATGGCCTACCTCAAACTACACCG gttcAGCGAGGCGGAGCAGGACTGTAGCTCGGCTCTGGCTCTGGACAGCACTTACACCAAAGCCTTCGCCCGACGAGCCACGGCCAGAGCTGCTCTTGGCAGGAGCAGAGAGGCCAGAGAAG ATTTTCAGCAGGTTCTGAAGCTGGAGCCGGGAAACAGACAGGCCCTGAGCGAGATCGAGAAGCTCTCAGCG GAGATGAGGAGCAGCGGTCTTCTGGCTCCAGAGGAGAACGACCAGAAGAGAAGCGTCCAGCCCGTCCACAAACCTGAGCATCTCAGATCCAGC AAACCCTTGAGGAGGATTGACATACAGGAGGTGGGTGGAGAGATCTCGTCGTCCTCGTCTGCCCTCACGTCTTCACCGCATCACAAGATCCAGAAGATGGAGGAGATCGTCTCAGACGCTCCTCTGTCCAG GGCTCCTGAAGATTCGTCTCCAGAAACCGAATCGATTCCTCCTCCACCCGGCAGCGGTTTCCAGCTGGAGGCCGACCTCAGGAAGATCAGCCGTCGGCCGCAATCCACTTACAGATATCTGAAG CAAATCAGTCCAGATGCTTACCTGAAGATCTTCCAGAACTCTCTGGAGCCCGACGTTCTCAACCACATCCTGAAGACCTTCCACAGCTGCTTTCA ACCTGAAGATGCGTCTCTTCTGCTGGCCGTCCTGAGGAGCCTGGCAAGCGTGAGGAGGTTTGACATGGCCGTCATGTTCATGTCGTCCGCCGAGAAGAaaa TCTTACAGGAGCTGTTTGACCGGATCGGCAGCGCCGGTCTGGGAGACGCTTCTCTTCAAGACTTACAGAAGACATACGGCCTTTGA
- the LOC122333262 gene encoding LOW QUALITY PROTEIN: proline and serine-rich protein 2 (The sequence of the model RefSeq protein was modified relative to this genomic sequence to represent the inferred CDS: deleted 2 bases in 1 codon) — protein sequence MDVHLHKSRALHYGLNDRPDDDLQFLSLEERECILFFEETIDSLEEEEKKTFGRAPRHSPVDQDIIDLVHPSPDPSKHTDSPPAGPDFQELIVPPESHFELKPKRELDVPDGLHDGFGHQPPAGSVPTPVVIASKIAEHQGAGGASASQLLQRRRSLESPTTPSAKHGPPTHTKPSRLPDGLGVLRSSREHIPHSIATEAVSVQERRAQALASLTGPAHPLDGGEPACVRNLPMRSISFRDPTPDKSRMEALSKLGLAQRRAQSVVQTSPRESENLKTGGNVLNVSYKASASGDVPVMDTTDHCQTRSSPAPTVTSAEVNHTDLNSYGSSRTEALSKVGLAQRPTQSVMHSSPRESTAFNISSPASASADAPVMDTTDHCQTRSSPAPALTSAEVTHSDFNSYGGKSITLPNNILQERGPFILSAQNGVCGDSQQQLWRQIASHDSVPAKPSAPNQDRRPGQRGPLQLLQDSERRRSPEESVVLRSAREAAARAPKPPRHQTPLSPTSSRPAPLSPELRRKSLPKPSFRTQGVTVQFSGRGATDEARRDALRKLGLLRNTS from the exons ATGGACGTTCACCTGCACAAGAGCCGGGCGCTTCACTACGGCCTGAACGACCGGCCC GATGATGATCTGCAGTTCCTCAGTCTGGAGGAGCGGGAGTGTATTTTGTTCTTCGAGGAGACCATCGACTccctggaggaggaggagaagaagacgTTCGGCAGAGCTCCCCGCCACAGCCCTGTAGATCAGGACATCATTGACCTGGTGCACCCTTCACCCGACCCCAGCAAACACACGGACTCGCCGCCCGCCGGGCCAG ATTTCCAAGAGCTGATTGTGCCCCCAGAGAGCCATTTTGAACTGAAGCCAAAACGAGAGCTGGATGTCCCAGACGGGCTTCACGACGGGTTCGGACATCAGCCGCCCGCAGGTTCGGTCCCTACCCCGGTTGTCATCGCCAGCAAGATCGCGGAGCACCAGGGCGCAGGCGGCGCGTCTGCATCGCAGCTGCTCCAGCGCAGACGCAGCCTCGAGTCCCCGACGACCCCCTCGGCCAAACACGGCCCTCCGACTCACACCAAACCCTCGCGTCTCCCCGACGGCCTCGGCGTGTTGAGGAGCAGCCGCGAGCACATCCCCCACTCGATCGCCACCGAGGCCGTCAGCGTCCAGGAGCGCCGGGCGCAGGCCCTCGCCAGCCTCACCGGCCCCGCGCACCCTCTGGACGGAGGAGAGCCGGCCTGCGTGCGCAACCTTCCCATGAGGAGCATCTCGTTCCGGGATCCCACGCCGGACAAGTCTAGGATGGAGGCGCTGTCGAAGCTCGGACTCGCTCAGAGGCGAGCGCAGTCCGTCGTGCAGACGTCTCCGAGGGAATCAGAAAACCTCAAGACCGGCGGCAACGTGCTCAACGTCAGCTATAAAGCTAGCGCTAGCGGCGACGTCCCCGTGATGGACACTACAGACCACTGCCAAACCAGATCCAGCCCTGCACCAACCGTGACCAGCGCTGAAGTCAATCACACTGATCTCAACAGCTACG GTTCCAGTAGGACGGAGGCACTTTCGAAGGTTGGACTCGCTCAGAGGCCAACGCAATCCGTCATGCATTCATCTCCGAGAGAGAGCACCGCGTTCAACATTAGCAGTCCAGCTAGCGCTAGCGCCGACGCCCCCGTGATGGACACTACAGACCACTGCCAAACCAGATCCAGCCCTGCACCGGCTTTAACGAGCGCCGAAGTCACACACAGTGATTTCAACAGCTACGGCGGGAAGAGCATCACTTTA CCCAACAACATCCTTCAGGAGCGAGGGCCCTTCATCCTCAGCGCCCAGAACGGAGTCTGCGGAGATTCACAGCAACAGCTTTGGCGGCAGATCGCGAGTCATGACTCCGTCCCAGCCAAACCATCGGCCCCAAACCAGGACCGTCGCCCCGGTCAAAGAGGACCGCTCCAGCTCCTACAGGACTCCGAAAGAAGACGTAGCCCAGAGGAAAGCGTCGTACTCCGAAGCGCCCGTGAAGCAGCCGCCCGCGCTCCGAAGCCACCGCGCCACCAGACTCCCCTGAGTCCCACCAGCTCTCGCCCCGCCCCGCTGTCCCCGGAGCTACGCCGCAAGTCTCTGCCAAAGCCGTCCTTCCGCACTCAGGGAGTAACGGTGCAGTTTTCTGGGAGAGGAGCCACGGACGAGGCCAGGCGTGATGCTCTGCGCAAGCTAGGACTGCTGAGGAACACCTCGTAA